Proteins from a single region of Cryptococcus neoformans var. grubii H99 chromosome 5, complete sequence:
- a CDS encoding transketolase: MSVNKVQDWDFEKFPIDLKKYKPFPLDPTKDKKLSQEQKDGLIANISLLRDVIVFFTATGAARGLAGHTGGAFDTIPEVVILLSFLLADQDKSKYVDILFDEAGHRVATQYLLSVLDGHIPVEHLLHYREANSKLPGHPELGLTPGVKFSSGRLGHMWPLANGVALAEKNKAVFMLGSDGSQQEGDDAEAARLAVAQGLNVKLFVDDNDVTIAGHPSEYLKGYSVAKTLEGHGLKVVEANGEDLDSLYSAIVEIMNHKGPAAVVTHRPMAPKIKGIEGSPHAHDAIKVEPAIEYLDARHPKCAAILRAIQPSNYAELLSGSTKERGACRVQFGEAVSAVLDKSSKEQNKAKVLVIDSDLEGSTGLSVIHKKHPEVFLSSGIMERGNFSAAAGWGAFNADRQGVFSTFSAFSEMIISELTMARLNFANVLTHFSHSGVDEMADNTCHFGINQFFLDNGLEDGYDTRLYFPADCSQMDAIIDRVFYDKGLRFVFSTRSKVPWILKEDGSKFFDSDYKFVPGKDEVIRKGTRGYVVAYGEILYRALDAVDRLRKEGLDIGLINKSTLNVVDEDIIKEIGSTEFVFVAESLNRKTGLGSKFGTWLLERDLRPRYNHIGTSKEGCGGLGEQIGHQNLGSSDIALKVKQLIK; the protein is encoded by the exons ATGTCTGTCAAC AAAGTCCAAGACTGGGATTTCGAGAAGTTCCCCATCGACCTCAAAAAATATAAACCTTTCCCTCTTGACCCTaccaaggacaagaagctTTCACAAGAGCAAAAAGATGGTTTG ATCGCCAACATTTCATTGCTGCGTGATGTGattgtcttcttcaccgcAACGGGTGCTGCAAGGGGTCTGGCCGGTCATACCGG TGGAGCCTTTGACACCATTCCCGAAGTTGTaatcctcctctccttccttcttgccgaCCAGGACAAGTCGAAATACGTTGATATCCTCTTCGATGAGGCTGGTCATCGTGTCGCGACTCAGTACCTTCTCTCTGTTCTTGACGGTCACATTCCAGTTGagcatcttctccattACCGAGAAGCTAACTCCAAGCTCCCCGGCCACCCTGAGCTCGGTCTCACTCCCGGTGTCAAGTTCTCTTCAGGACGATTAGGGCACATGTGGCCCTTGGCCAACGGTGTGGCTTTGGCtgagaagaacaaggccGTATTCATGCTTGGGTCAGATGGTTCTCAACAGGAAGGCGATGACGCCGAAGCTGCAAGATTGGCTGTGGCTCAAGGATTGAACGTGAAGCTCTTCGTTGATGACAATGATGTGACCATCGC CGGTCACCCATCTGAGTACCTCAAAGGATACAGCGTCGCCAAAACTTTGGAGGGTCATGGACTCAAGGTTGTCGAAGCTAACGGTGAAGACCTCGACTCTCTTTACTCTGCCATCGTAGAGATCATGAACCACAAAGGTCCAGCTGCCGTAGTCACCCACAGGCCTATGGCTCCTAAGATCAAGGGTATTGAAGGAAGTCCTCACGCTCACGACGCCATCAAGGT TGAGCCTGCCATCGAATACCTTGACGCTCGACACCCTAAATGCGCTGCTATCCTTCGCGCTATTCAACCTTCCAATTACGCTGAGTTGCTCTCTGGTAGTAccaaggagagaggagctTGTCGAGTTCAATTCGGTGAAGCTGTCAGCGCCGTCCTCGACAAAAGTAGCAAAGAGCAGAACAAGGCAAAGGTGTTGGTCATCGACTCTGACTTGGAAGGTTCTACAGGTTTGAGTGTGATTCACAAGAAACATCCCGA AGTGTTCTTGTCCAGCGGTATTATGGAACGTGGAAACTTttcagctgctgctggttggGGTGCTTTCAACGCCGATAGACAAGGTGTTTTCAG TACCTTTTCAGCTTTCTCTGAAATGATCATCTCCGAATTGACCATGGCTCGTCTCAACTTTGCCAACGTTCTCACTCACTTCTCTCACTCTGGTGTCGACGAGATGGCTGATAACACATG TCACTTCGGGATCAACCAATTCTTCCTTGACAACGGTCTTGAAGATGGATACGATACCAGGTTGTATTTCCCCGCTGATTGC TCCCAAATGGATGC CATCATCGACCGAGTCTTCTACGATAAAGGTCTCCGATTCGTCTTCTCCACTCGATCCAAGGTCCCATGGATTTTGAAGGAAGACGGGTCCAAATTCTTTGACTCTGACTACAAATTCGTTCCCGGCAAAGATGAAGTTATTCGAAAAGGAACCAGAGGCTATGTTGTAGCTTATGGAGAGATCTTATACAGAGCACTCGACGCCGTTGATCGTTTGAGAAAAGAGGGTTTGGATATTGGTTTGATCAACAAATCGACACTCAACGTAGTGGACGAAGATATAATCAAGGAAATTGGTTCAACTGAGTTCGTCTTCGTCGCCGAAAGTTTGAACAGGAAGACCGGTTTGGGAAGCAAG TTCGGTACTTGGCTTCTCGAACGAGATTTGAGACCAAGGTACAACCACAT CGGAACCagcaaagaaggatgtgGAGGCCTTGGCGAACAAATCGGTCATCAAAACCTTGGTAGCTCTGACATCGCTCTCAAGGTGAAGCAATTGATCAAGTAA
- a CDS encoding transketolase, variant, which yields MSVNKVQDWDFEKFPIDLKKYKPFPLDPTKDKKLSQEQKDGLIANISLLRDVIVFFTATGAARGLAGHTGGAFDTIPEVVILLSFLLADQDKSKYVDILFDEAGHRVATQYLLSVLDGHIPVEHLLHYREANSKLPGHPELGLTPGVKFSSGRLGHMWPLANGVALAEKNKAVFMLGSDGSQQEGDDAEAARLAVAQGLNVKLFVDDNDVTIAGHPSEYLKGYSVAKTLEGHGLKVVEANGEDLDSLYSAIVEIMNHKGPAAVVTHRPMAPKIKGIEGSPHAHDAIKVEPAIEYLDARHPKCAAILRAIQPSNYAELLSGSTKERGACRVQFGEAVSAVLDKSSKEQNKAKVLVIDSDLEGSTGLSVIHKKHPEVFLSSGIMERGNFSAAAGWGAFNADRQGVFSTFSAFSEMIISELTMARLNFANVLTHFSHSGVDEMADNTCHFGINQFFLDNGLEDGYDTRLYFPADCSQMDA from the exons ATGTCTGTCAAC AAAGTCCAAGACTGGGATTTCGAGAAGTTCCCCATCGACCTCAAAAAATATAAACCTTTCCCTCTTGACCCTaccaaggacaagaagctTTCACAAGAGCAAAAAGATGGTTTG ATCGCCAACATTTCATTGCTGCGTGATGTGattgtcttcttcaccgcAACGGGTGCTGCAAGGGGTCTGGCCGGTCATACCGG TGGAGCCTTTGACACCATTCCCGAAGTTGTaatcctcctctccttccttcttgccgaCCAGGACAAGTCGAAATACGTTGATATCCTCTTCGATGAGGCTGGTCATCGTGTCGCGACTCAGTACCTTCTCTCTGTTCTTGACGGTCACATTCCAGTTGagcatcttctccattACCGAGAAGCTAACTCCAAGCTCCCCGGCCACCCTGAGCTCGGTCTCACTCCCGGTGTCAAGTTCTCTTCAGGACGATTAGGGCACATGTGGCCCTTGGCCAACGGTGTGGCTTTGGCtgagaagaacaaggccGTATTCATGCTTGGGTCAGATGGTTCTCAACAGGAAGGCGATGACGCCGAAGCTGCAAGATTGGCTGTGGCTCAAGGATTGAACGTGAAGCTCTTCGTTGATGACAATGATGTGACCATCGC CGGTCACCCATCTGAGTACCTCAAAGGATACAGCGTCGCCAAAACTTTGGAGGGTCATGGACTCAAGGTTGTCGAAGCTAACGGTGAAGACCTCGACTCTCTTTACTCTGCCATCGTAGAGATCATGAACCACAAAGGTCCAGCTGCCGTAGTCACCCACAGGCCTATGGCTCCTAAGATCAAGGGTATTGAAGGAAGTCCTCACGCTCACGACGCCATCAAGGT TGAGCCTGCCATCGAATACCTTGACGCTCGACACCCTAAATGCGCTGCTATCCTTCGCGCTATTCAACCTTCCAATTACGCTGAGTTGCTCTCTGGTAGTAccaaggagagaggagctTGTCGAGTTCAATTCGGTGAAGCTGTCAGCGCCGTCCTCGACAAAAGTAGCAAAGAGCAGAACAAGGCAAAGGTGTTGGTCATCGACTCTGACTTGGAAGGTTCTACAGGTTTGAGTGTGATTCACAAGAAACATCCCGA AGTGTTCTTGTCCAGCGGTATTATGGAACGTGGAAACTTttcagctgctgctggttggGGTGCTTTCAACGCCGATAGACAAGGTGTTTTCAG TACCTTTTCAGCTTTCTCTGAAATGATCATCTCCGAATTGACCATGGCTCGTCTCAACTTTGCCAACGTTCTCACTCACTTCTCTCACTCTGGTGTCGACGAGATGGCTGATAACACATG TCACTTCGGGATCAACCAATTCTTCCTTGACAACGGTCTTGAAGATGGATACGATACCAGGTTGTATTTCCCCGCTGATTGC TCCCAAATGGATGCGTAA
- a CDS encoding maltose O-acetyltransferase: MILPHQSNSRIFPSTEDENPEELSQMLAGRPYHSWDSCISRIRDAQAREVWEINQIIDMEPRMKAMRDFIYMGDQAPNDQILTPAHPVSPEERNGLKGKEWAKPVTIGNDCWLGAGVTVCPGVIIGERVTVGAASVVTKDVPSRLDTSPSMDIDRSPNRDLGVESINMHTYGVKRTERRSE, translated from the exons ATGATTCTACCTCATCAGAGCAATTCTCGAATCTTTCCATCaacagaggatgagaacCCGGAAGAGCTCTCACAGATGCTCGCCGGGCGACCGTATCATTCATGGGATTCATGCATAAGTCGTATTCGAGATGCTCAAGCAAGGGAAGTTTGGGAGATTAATCAAATAATCGATATGGAACCTAGGATGAAGGCGATGAGAGACTTTATATATATGGGAGATCAA GCCCCAAATGACCAGATCCTCACTCCTGCTCATCCCGTCAGTCCTGAAGAGAGAAATGGTCTAAAGGGGAAAGAATGGGCGAAACCCGTGACTATAGGGAACGACTGTTGGCTGGGAGCTGGAGTGACTGTGTGCCCTGGGGTTATCATTGGTGAGCGTGTGACTGTGGGAGCAGCGAGCGTTGTGACGAAAGATGTACCTAGTAG GCTTgacacaagcccctcgaTGGACATCGATCGGTCTCCGAATCGAGACCTCGGTGTCGAATCTATAAATATGCACACAT ATGGTGTGAAGCGGACGGAGCGTCGAAGCGAATAG